The proteins below come from a single Armatimonadota bacterium genomic window:
- the sat gene encoding sulfate adenylyltransferase — MKLRPLLCTEAQRQHWLERFASLPTVRLTRRQVSDVELLGNGGYTPLRGYLSKRDYRSVLVDMRLSDGTPWSIPITLAVSREVAQSIKGDTTVGLTDPEGTPLAVLHVHERFHYDKQSEARQVYGTTDEAHPGVAALYAQGEVYLAGEVEVLQLPCHKDFLSYRLTPQQTREVFARRGWRTVVAFQTRNPIHRAHEYIIKCALETVDGLLLHPIVGETKSDDIPADVRIACYEALLAHYFPADRVLLALNPAAMRYAGPREAIFHAIVRRNYGCTHFIVGRDHAGVGNYYGTYDAHYIFQHFAPGELGITPLFFDHTFYCRRCEGMASIKTCPHDASERVNLSGTQVRKMLTEGKPLPPEFTRPEVARILMRVMTASSGGA; from the coding sequence ATGAAACTACGACCTTTACTATGCACAGAAGCGCAGAGGCAGCACTGGCTGGAGCGGTTTGCGTCGCTACCCACTGTTCGGCTGACGCGACGTCAGGTATCGGATGTGGAACTGCTAGGCAACGGTGGTTACACGCCGCTCAGAGGTTATCTGAGCAAGCGCGATTACCGGAGCGTGCTCGTCGATATGCGCTTATCGGACGGGACGCCATGGAGCATCCCCATTACTCTGGCGGTGTCGCGGGAGGTAGCGCAGTCTATCAAGGGAGACACGACGGTGGGGCTAACGGACCCTGAGGGTACGCCTCTGGCGGTATTGCACGTGCACGAACGCTTCCATTACGACAAGCAGAGTGAAGCGAGACAGGTGTATGGTACCACCGACGAAGCGCATCCGGGGGTCGCGGCGCTCTACGCGCAGGGAGAGGTGTACCTGGCGGGCGAAGTAGAGGTATTGCAGCTACCCTGCCACAAAGATTTTCTTTCCTATCGCCTCACCCCCCAGCAGACGCGCGAAGTGTTCGCCAGGCGCGGATGGCGTACGGTTGTAGCGTTCCAGACGCGCAATCCTATCCATCGGGCGCACGAATACATCATCAAATGCGCTCTAGAGACAGTGGACGGGTTATTGTTGCATCCCATTGTGGGCGAAACCAAGTCGGACGATATCCCCGCCGATGTGCGCATCGCGTGCTACGAGGCACTGCTGGCGCATTACTTTCCTGCCGACCGCGTGCTGCTGGCGTTGAACCCGGCGGCGATGCGCTATGCCGGACCGCGCGAGGCTATCTTCCATGCTATTGTGCGGCGTAATTACGGCTGCACGCACTTCATCGTGGGCAGGGACCATGCAGGCGTAGGGAACTATTACGGCACATATGATGCACACTACATCTTCCAGCACTTTGCGCCTGGCGAGTTGGGCATCACGCCACTCTTTTTTGACCACACCTTCTACTGCCGGCGTTGCGAGGGGATGGCTTCTATCAAAACCTGTCCGCACGATGCTAGCGAGCGGGTGAACCTTAGCGGCACGCAGGTGCGCAAGATGCTCACAGAAGGAAAGCCGTTGCCTCCCGAGTTCACCCGCCCAGAGGTGGCACGGATACTGATGCGTGTGATGACAGCGAGCAGCGGAGGAGCGTAG
- a CDS encoding phosphoadenosine phosphosulfate reductase, producing the protein MVSAQTLDVQQLNAQYEILPPQALLQWAVEQFGNRVALACSFGAEDVVLVDMLVKITPQPRIFVLDTGRLHQETYDVMERCRQRYRIEFEVYFPQTALVEQLLRTKGANSFYLSVENRKECCHIRKVEPLGRALQGLQAWITGLRRQQAVTRAGLPKIEVDDAHGGILKLNPLVDWSEQQVWDYIHTHNVPYNVLHDRGFPSIGCAPCTRAIQPGEDIRAGRWWWETPEQKECGLHVKPK; encoded by the coding sequence ATGGTTTCTGCACAGACACTGGACGTTCAGCAATTGAACGCACAGTATGAGATCTTGCCACCGCAAGCGCTGTTACAGTGGGCGGTGGAACAGTTCGGTAACCGTGTGGCGCTGGCGTGCAGCTTCGGCGCGGAGGATGTGGTGCTGGTGGACATGCTGGTCAAAATCACTCCGCAGCCACGCATCTTCGTGCTAGACACCGGCAGGCTCCATCAGGAGACGTACGACGTGATGGAACGGTGCCGACAGCGCTATCGCATCGAGTTCGAGGTGTACTTCCCACAGACCGCACTGGTGGAGCAGCTGCTGCGCACCAAAGGCGCGAACTCGTTTTACCTGTCGGTGGAGAACCGCAAGGAGTGCTGCCATATTCGTAAGGTGGAACCTCTGGGGCGCGCGTTGCAGGGACTGCAAGCGTGGATTACGGGCTTGCGTCGTCAGCAGGCGGTCACGCGAGCAGGCTTGCCCAAAATAGAGGTAGACGACGCGCACGGCGGGATACTGAAACTCAACCCGCTGGTAGACTGGAGCGAACAACAGGTTTGGGATTACATTCACACCCACAACGTACCCTACAATGTTCTGCACGACAGGGGGTTCCCAAGCATCGGTTGTGCACCCTGCACCCGCGCTATCCAGCCGGGCGAAGACATTCGCGCTGGTCGCTGGTGGTGGGAGACACCGGAACAGAAGGAGTGCGGGTTACACGTGAAGCCCAAATAG